In Crassostrea angulata isolate pt1a10 chromosome 6, ASM2561291v2, whole genome shotgun sequence, a genomic segment contains:
- the LOC128188742 gene encoding SANT and BTB domain regulator of class switch recombination-like isoform X2, with translation MPVRTEEHCTMEPSSTLGVALDLILKTLIASQDFTNLQTKNWDAIARLIPGSTPGQIARRYEELLLSGDVYAINQLEKNFASSGSSPQISLSEPADLNIKTGSNGGPGSARQKGDKDDKDNTDNKNKLGGRKANDQGPIMTIHVCDEAKNSPDPKQNKTQLAVKQDFHCPRDLLVQEMKYFAEYLSTDAQRWEEVDISVHCDVQIFDWLMKYVKRGAKEPPEKPKLEANNVISILISSDFLKMDTLVQECIEYCHENMSAIVATPCNMNCINDKLVGRIADLFTHNEADDIKDRKDKFKSKLFAKKLEKLFDSEVVNPDSPNNASTLFRCSICKKIMTQDLEKKIKCMPSRMTIEKRGKLTFCHTKDQNFDVNDYLLELKGQLKSWRDVYWRIWGMINHLTCTRCKEIFPCSDFGHCKYHPEPPRFDNETGVNSCIGTYPCCHLKTLRFDPTQQNKGCRVRDHIVTAVQTEVNGSGEIDLSKSPQNRVYDDLLSHRDIVCVPYQRLTDARFGSGSELDLNVFENEEFTTRTKKDHGIAIHPSLMSAADDEKKSGEFLRPVPRLQALTVEKELSFEYDDIGMGESDDEVGDDETPKGTGRRAKGFRRSRVTIDPQAILLDAPDFDQTKKSTWDTGRSMRYNQDAQRQEDHRRMKDIRHYLTRLRLNPDKIDKPKREFAGGAFSRLEAQWKINNLQQQSKQQAMNSFRAKPVRFNQIRNSIS, from the exons ATGCCAGTGAGAACAGAGGAACATTGCACCATGGAGCCCTCATCTACTCTGGGTGTTGCCCTGGATCTGATTCTTAAAACACTAATAGCTTCACAAGATTTCACTAATCTTCAAACCAAAAATTGGGATGCCATAGCAAGGCTTATTCCAGGATCAACTCCGGGACAG ATTGCAAGGCGATATGAGGAGCTTTTGTTGTCTGGAGATGTGTATGCCATTAACCAGCTGGAGAAAAACTTTGCAAGCTCAGGCAGCTCCCCTCAAATTAGTCTCTCGGAACCTGCAGACTTAAACATTAAGACAGGGAGCAACGGTGGTCCAGGGTCTGCCCGACAAAAAG GAGACAAAGATGACAAAGATAATACAGATAACAAGAATAAACTGGGAGGTCGTAAAGCCAATGATCAAGG acCAATCATGACAATCCATGTTTGTGACGAAGCAAAGAACT CCCCTGATCCTAAACAAAACAAGACACAACTTGCAG TGAAGCAAGATTTCCACTGCCCTCGTGACCTGCTTGTTCAGGAAATGAAGTACTTTGCAGAATATTTGTCTACCGATGCCCAGCGTTGGGAAGAGGTGGATATCTCCGTACATTGTGATGTTCAAATATTTGATTGGTTGATGAAATATGTTAAAAGGGGTGCAAAAGAACCACCAGAAAAACCCAAGCTTG AGGCAAATAATGTAATATCAATCCTGATTTCATCAGACTTTCTGAAAATGGATACTTTG GTTCAGGAGTGTATTGAATATTGTCATGAGAATATGTCTGCCATTGTGGCAACTCCCTGCAACATGAATTGTATCAATGACAAACTTGTCGGAAG GATAGCTGATTTGTTTACTCACAATGAAGCAGATGATATCAAAGACAGAAAAGATAAATTCAAAAG TAAACTTTTTGCCAAGAAGTTGGAGAAGTTGTTTGATTCTGAGGTTGTGAATCCTGATTCACCTAACAATGCTTCAACTTTGTTCAG GTGCtcaatttgcaaaaaaataatgacacaggatttggaaaagaaaatcaaatgtatGCCAAGCAG AATGACAATAGAAAAGCGAGGAAAACTGACATTTTGTCACACAAAGGACCAGAACTTTGATGTCAATGACTACTTACTGGAACTAAAGGGTCAACTGAAGTCTTGGCGGGACGTGTACTGGAGAATCTGGGGGATGATCAACCACCTCACCTGTACCAGGTGTAAGGAGATCTTCCCCTGCAGTGACTTTGGGCACTGTAAATACCACCCCGAACCTCCCAGGTTTGACAATGAGACGGGGGTCAATTCCTGCATAGGAACATATCCTTGTTGTCATCTGAAGACTTTACGCTTCGATCCAACACAACAGAATAAG GGTTGCCGAGTTAGGGACCACATAGTGACGGCTGTGCAGACGGAGGTGAACGGCTCAGGTGAAATAGATCTGAGTAAATCGCCTCAGAATCGTGTGTACGATGACTTACTGTCACATAGGGACATAGTTTGTGTGCCATATCAAAGACTAACAGATGCCAG ATTTGGATCTGGAAG TGAGTTGGACTTGAATGTGTTTGAGAATGAAGAGTTTACCACAAGGACAAAGAAGGACCATGGTATTGCCATACACCCATCTCTCATGTCTGCTGCTGATGATGAAAAGAAGTCAGGAGAG TTCCTGCGCCCGGTGCCAAGACTGCAGGCCCTGACGGTGGAGAAAGAGCTGTCATTTGAGTATGACGACATCGGGATGGGTGAGAGTGACGATGAAGTTGGGGATGACGAGACTCCAAAAGGGACAG gtCGGAGAGCCAAAGGATTCCGGAGGTCCAGAGTCACTATTGATCCACAAGCAATTCTACTGGATGCTCCTGATTTTGA CCAAACCAAGAAGTCGACGTGGGACACTGGTCGCTCCATGAGGTACAACCAGGACGCCCAGAGACAGGAGG ATCATAGAAGAATGAAAGATATAAGGCATTACTTGACCCGGCTTAGACTTAACCCAGATAAAATAGATAAACCAAAGAGAGAG TTTGCTGGAGGTGCTTTTAGTCGCTTAGAGGCTCAATGGAAAATCAACAATTTGCAACAACAATCGAAACAACAAGCCATGAACTCCTTCAG agcTAAGCCAGTCCGTTTCAACCAAATTAGAAACTCCATATCTTGA
- the LOC128188742 gene encoding SANT and BTB domain regulator of class switch recombination-like isoform X1 — MPVRTEEHCTMEPSSTLGVALDLILKTLIASQDFTNLQTKNWDAIARLIPGSTPGQIARRYEELLLSGDVYAINQLEKNFASSGSSPQISLSEPADLNIKTGSNGGPGSARQKGDKDDKDNTDNKNKLGGRKANDQGPIMTIHVCDEAKNSPDPKQNKTQLAVKQDFHCPRDLLVQEMKYFAEYLSTDAQRWEEVDISVHCDVQIFDWLMKYVKRGAKEPPEKPKLEANNVISILISSDFLKMDTLVQECIEYCHENMSAIVATPCNMNCINDKLVGRIADLFTHNEADDIKDRKDKFKSKLFAKKLEKLFDSEVVNPDSPNNASTLFRCSICKKIMTQDLEKKIKCMPSRMTIEKRGKLTFCHTKDQNFDVNDYLLELKGQLKSWRDVYWRIWGMINHLTCTRCKEIFPCSDFGHCKYHPEPPRFDNETGVNSCIGTYPCCHLKTLRFDPTQQNKGCRVRDHIVTAVQTEVNGSGEIDLSKSPQNRVYDDLLSHRDIVCVPYQRLTDARFGSGSELDLNVFENEEFTTRTKKDHGIAIHPSLMSAADDEKKSGEFLRPVPRLQALTVEKELSFEYDDIGMGESDDEVGDDETPKGTGRRAKGFRRSRVTIDPQAILLDAPDFDQTKKSTWDTGRSMRYNQDAQRQEDHRRMKDIRHYLTRLRLNPDKIDKPKREFAGGAFSRLEAQWKINNLQQQSKQQAMNSFRGRGGPIRRERTYMS, encoded by the exons ATGCCAGTGAGAACAGAGGAACATTGCACCATGGAGCCCTCATCTACTCTGGGTGTTGCCCTGGATCTGATTCTTAAAACACTAATAGCTTCACAAGATTTCACTAATCTTCAAACCAAAAATTGGGATGCCATAGCAAGGCTTATTCCAGGATCAACTCCGGGACAG ATTGCAAGGCGATATGAGGAGCTTTTGTTGTCTGGAGATGTGTATGCCATTAACCAGCTGGAGAAAAACTTTGCAAGCTCAGGCAGCTCCCCTCAAATTAGTCTCTCGGAACCTGCAGACTTAAACATTAAGACAGGGAGCAACGGTGGTCCAGGGTCTGCCCGACAAAAAG GAGACAAAGATGACAAAGATAATACAGATAACAAGAATAAACTGGGAGGTCGTAAAGCCAATGATCAAGG acCAATCATGACAATCCATGTTTGTGACGAAGCAAAGAACT CCCCTGATCCTAAACAAAACAAGACACAACTTGCAG TGAAGCAAGATTTCCACTGCCCTCGTGACCTGCTTGTTCAGGAAATGAAGTACTTTGCAGAATATTTGTCTACCGATGCCCAGCGTTGGGAAGAGGTGGATATCTCCGTACATTGTGATGTTCAAATATTTGATTGGTTGATGAAATATGTTAAAAGGGGTGCAAAAGAACCACCAGAAAAACCCAAGCTTG AGGCAAATAATGTAATATCAATCCTGATTTCATCAGACTTTCTGAAAATGGATACTTTG GTTCAGGAGTGTATTGAATATTGTCATGAGAATATGTCTGCCATTGTGGCAACTCCCTGCAACATGAATTGTATCAATGACAAACTTGTCGGAAG GATAGCTGATTTGTTTACTCACAATGAAGCAGATGATATCAAAGACAGAAAAGATAAATTCAAAAG TAAACTTTTTGCCAAGAAGTTGGAGAAGTTGTTTGATTCTGAGGTTGTGAATCCTGATTCACCTAACAATGCTTCAACTTTGTTCAG GTGCtcaatttgcaaaaaaataatgacacaggatttggaaaagaaaatcaaatgtatGCCAAGCAG AATGACAATAGAAAAGCGAGGAAAACTGACATTTTGTCACACAAAGGACCAGAACTTTGATGTCAATGACTACTTACTGGAACTAAAGGGTCAACTGAAGTCTTGGCGGGACGTGTACTGGAGAATCTGGGGGATGATCAACCACCTCACCTGTACCAGGTGTAAGGAGATCTTCCCCTGCAGTGACTTTGGGCACTGTAAATACCACCCCGAACCTCCCAGGTTTGACAATGAGACGGGGGTCAATTCCTGCATAGGAACATATCCTTGTTGTCATCTGAAGACTTTACGCTTCGATCCAACACAACAGAATAAG GGTTGCCGAGTTAGGGACCACATAGTGACGGCTGTGCAGACGGAGGTGAACGGCTCAGGTGAAATAGATCTGAGTAAATCGCCTCAGAATCGTGTGTACGATGACTTACTGTCACATAGGGACATAGTTTGTGTGCCATATCAAAGACTAACAGATGCCAG ATTTGGATCTGGAAG TGAGTTGGACTTGAATGTGTTTGAGAATGAAGAGTTTACCACAAGGACAAAGAAGGACCATGGTATTGCCATACACCCATCTCTCATGTCTGCTGCTGATGATGAAAAGAAGTCAGGAGAG TTCCTGCGCCCGGTGCCAAGACTGCAGGCCCTGACGGTGGAGAAAGAGCTGTCATTTGAGTATGACGACATCGGGATGGGTGAGAGTGACGATGAAGTTGGGGATGACGAGACTCCAAAAGGGACAG gtCGGAGAGCCAAAGGATTCCGGAGGTCCAGAGTCACTATTGATCCACAAGCAATTCTACTGGATGCTCCTGATTTTGA CCAAACCAAGAAGTCGACGTGGGACACTGGTCGCTCCATGAGGTACAACCAGGACGCCCAGAGACAGGAGG ATCATAGAAGAATGAAAGATATAAGGCATTACTTGACCCGGCTTAGACTTAACCCAGATAAAATAGATAAACCAAAGAGAGAG TTTGCTGGAGGTGCTTTTAGTCGCTTAGAGGCTCAATGGAAAATCAACAATTTGCAACAACAATCGAAACAACAAGCCATGAACTCCTTCAG AGGTCGCGGCGGGCCAATCAGACGAGAGCGGACATACATGAGTTAG
- the LOC128188742 gene encoding SANT and BTB domain regulator of class switch recombination-like isoform X4: MPVRTEEHCTMEPSSTLGVALDLILKTLIASQDFTNLQTKNWDAIARLIPGSTPGQIARRYEELLLSGDVYAINQLEKNFASSGSSPQISLSEPADLNIKTGSNGGPGSARQKGDKDDKDNTDNKNKLGGRKANDQGPIMTIHVCDEAKNLKQDFHCPRDLLVQEMKYFAEYLSTDAQRWEEVDISVHCDVQIFDWLMKYVKRGAKEPPEKPKLEANNVISILISSDFLKMDTLVQECIEYCHENMSAIVATPCNMNCINDKLVGRIADLFTHNEADDIKDRKDKFKSKLFAKKLEKLFDSEVVNPDSPNNASTLFRCSICKKIMTQDLEKKIKCMPSRMTIEKRGKLTFCHTKDQNFDVNDYLLELKGQLKSWRDVYWRIWGMINHLTCTRCKEIFPCSDFGHCKYHPEPPRFDNETGVNSCIGTYPCCHLKTLRFDPTQQNKGCRVRDHIVTAVQTEVNGSGEIDLSKSPQNRVYDDLLSHRDIVCVPYQRLTDARFGSGSELDLNVFENEEFTTRTKKDHGIAIHPSLMSAADDEKKSGEFLRPVPRLQALTVEKELSFEYDDIGMGESDDEVGDDETPKGTGRRAKGFRRSRVTIDPQAILLDAPDFDQTKKSTWDTGRSMRYNQDAQRQEDHRRMKDIRHYLTRLRLNPDKIDKPKREFAGGAFSRLEAQWKINNLQQQSKQQAMNSFRGRGGPIRRERTYMS; this comes from the exons ATGCCAGTGAGAACAGAGGAACATTGCACCATGGAGCCCTCATCTACTCTGGGTGTTGCCCTGGATCTGATTCTTAAAACACTAATAGCTTCACAAGATTTCACTAATCTTCAAACCAAAAATTGGGATGCCATAGCAAGGCTTATTCCAGGATCAACTCCGGGACAG ATTGCAAGGCGATATGAGGAGCTTTTGTTGTCTGGAGATGTGTATGCCATTAACCAGCTGGAGAAAAACTTTGCAAGCTCAGGCAGCTCCCCTCAAATTAGTCTCTCGGAACCTGCAGACTTAAACATTAAGACAGGGAGCAACGGTGGTCCAGGGTCTGCCCGACAAAAAG GAGACAAAGATGACAAAGATAATACAGATAACAAGAATAAACTGGGAGGTCGTAAAGCCAATGATCAAGG acCAATCATGACAATCCATGTTTGTGACGAAGCAAAGAACT TGAAGCAAGATTTCCACTGCCCTCGTGACCTGCTTGTTCAGGAAATGAAGTACTTTGCAGAATATTTGTCTACCGATGCCCAGCGTTGGGAAGAGGTGGATATCTCCGTACATTGTGATGTTCAAATATTTGATTGGTTGATGAAATATGTTAAAAGGGGTGCAAAAGAACCACCAGAAAAACCCAAGCTTG AGGCAAATAATGTAATATCAATCCTGATTTCATCAGACTTTCTGAAAATGGATACTTTG GTTCAGGAGTGTATTGAATATTGTCATGAGAATATGTCTGCCATTGTGGCAACTCCCTGCAACATGAATTGTATCAATGACAAACTTGTCGGAAG GATAGCTGATTTGTTTACTCACAATGAAGCAGATGATATCAAAGACAGAAAAGATAAATTCAAAAG TAAACTTTTTGCCAAGAAGTTGGAGAAGTTGTTTGATTCTGAGGTTGTGAATCCTGATTCACCTAACAATGCTTCAACTTTGTTCAG GTGCtcaatttgcaaaaaaataatgacacaggatttggaaaagaaaatcaaatgtatGCCAAGCAG AATGACAATAGAAAAGCGAGGAAAACTGACATTTTGTCACACAAAGGACCAGAACTTTGATGTCAATGACTACTTACTGGAACTAAAGGGTCAACTGAAGTCTTGGCGGGACGTGTACTGGAGAATCTGGGGGATGATCAACCACCTCACCTGTACCAGGTGTAAGGAGATCTTCCCCTGCAGTGACTTTGGGCACTGTAAATACCACCCCGAACCTCCCAGGTTTGACAATGAGACGGGGGTCAATTCCTGCATAGGAACATATCCTTGTTGTCATCTGAAGACTTTACGCTTCGATCCAACACAACAGAATAAG GGTTGCCGAGTTAGGGACCACATAGTGACGGCTGTGCAGACGGAGGTGAACGGCTCAGGTGAAATAGATCTGAGTAAATCGCCTCAGAATCGTGTGTACGATGACTTACTGTCACATAGGGACATAGTTTGTGTGCCATATCAAAGACTAACAGATGCCAG ATTTGGATCTGGAAG TGAGTTGGACTTGAATGTGTTTGAGAATGAAGAGTTTACCACAAGGACAAAGAAGGACCATGGTATTGCCATACACCCATCTCTCATGTCTGCTGCTGATGATGAAAAGAAGTCAGGAGAG TTCCTGCGCCCGGTGCCAAGACTGCAGGCCCTGACGGTGGAGAAAGAGCTGTCATTTGAGTATGACGACATCGGGATGGGTGAGAGTGACGATGAAGTTGGGGATGACGAGACTCCAAAAGGGACAG gtCGGAGAGCCAAAGGATTCCGGAGGTCCAGAGTCACTATTGATCCACAAGCAATTCTACTGGATGCTCCTGATTTTGA CCAAACCAAGAAGTCGACGTGGGACACTGGTCGCTCCATGAGGTACAACCAGGACGCCCAGAGACAGGAGG ATCATAGAAGAATGAAAGATATAAGGCATTACTTGACCCGGCTTAGACTTAACCCAGATAAAATAGATAAACCAAAGAGAGAG TTTGCTGGAGGTGCTTTTAGTCGCTTAGAGGCTCAATGGAAAATCAACAATTTGCAACAACAATCGAAACAACAAGCCATGAACTCCTTCAG AGGTCGCGGCGGGCCAATCAGACGAGAGCGGACATACATGAGTTAG
- the LOC128188742 gene encoding SANT and BTB domain regulator of class switch recombination-like isoform X3 encodes MPVRTEEHCTMEPSSTLGVALDLILKTLIASQDFTNLQTKNWDAIARLIPGSTPGQIARRYEELLLSGDVYAINQLEKNFASSGSSPQISLSEPADLNIKTGSNGGPGSARQKGDKDDKDNTDNKNKLGGRKANDQGPIMTIHVCDEAKNSPDPKQNKTQLAVKQDFHCPRDLLVQEMKYFAEYLSTDAQRWEEVDISVHCDVQIFDWLMKYVKRGAKEPPEKPKLEANNVISILISSDFLKMDTLVQECIEYCHENMSAIVATPCNMNCINDKLVGRIADLFTHNEADDIKDRKDKFKSKLFAKKLEKLFDSEVVNPDSPNNASTLFRCSICKKIMTQDLEKKIKCMPSRMTIEKRGKLTFCHTKDQNFDVNDYLLELKGQLKSWRDVYWRIWGMINHLTCTRCKEIFPCSDFGHCKYHPEPPRFDNETGVNSCIGTYPCCHLKTLRFDPTQQNKGCRVRDHIVTAVQTEVNGSGEIDLSKSPQNRVYDDLLSHRDIVCVPYQRLTDASELDLNVFENEEFTTRTKKDHGIAIHPSLMSAADDEKKSGEFLRPVPRLQALTVEKELSFEYDDIGMGESDDEVGDDETPKGTGRRAKGFRRSRVTIDPQAILLDAPDFDQTKKSTWDTGRSMRYNQDAQRQEDHRRMKDIRHYLTRLRLNPDKIDKPKREFAGGAFSRLEAQWKINNLQQQSKQQAMNSFRGRGGPIRRERTYMS; translated from the exons ATGCCAGTGAGAACAGAGGAACATTGCACCATGGAGCCCTCATCTACTCTGGGTGTTGCCCTGGATCTGATTCTTAAAACACTAATAGCTTCACAAGATTTCACTAATCTTCAAACCAAAAATTGGGATGCCATAGCAAGGCTTATTCCAGGATCAACTCCGGGACAG ATTGCAAGGCGATATGAGGAGCTTTTGTTGTCTGGAGATGTGTATGCCATTAACCAGCTGGAGAAAAACTTTGCAAGCTCAGGCAGCTCCCCTCAAATTAGTCTCTCGGAACCTGCAGACTTAAACATTAAGACAGGGAGCAACGGTGGTCCAGGGTCTGCCCGACAAAAAG GAGACAAAGATGACAAAGATAATACAGATAACAAGAATAAACTGGGAGGTCGTAAAGCCAATGATCAAGG acCAATCATGACAATCCATGTTTGTGACGAAGCAAAGAACT CCCCTGATCCTAAACAAAACAAGACACAACTTGCAG TGAAGCAAGATTTCCACTGCCCTCGTGACCTGCTTGTTCAGGAAATGAAGTACTTTGCAGAATATTTGTCTACCGATGCCCAGCGTTGGGAAGAGGTGGATATCTCCGTACATTGTGATGTTCAAATATTTGATTGGTTGATGAAATATGTTAAAAGGGGTGCAAAAGAACCACCAGAAAAACCCAAGCTTG AGGCAAATAATGTAATATCAATCCTGATTTCATCAGACTTTCTGAAAATGGATACTTTG GTTCAGGAGTGTATTGAATATTGTCATGAGAATATGTCTGCCATTGTGGCAACTCCCTGCAACATGAATTGTATCAATGACAAACTTGTCGGAAG GATAGCTGATTTGTTTACTCACAATGAAGCAGATGATATCAAAGACAGAAAAGATAAATTCAAAAG TAAACTTTTTGCCAAGAAGTTGGAGAAGTTGTTTGATTCTGAGGTTGTGAATCCTGATTCACCTAACAATGCTTCAACTTTGTTCAG GTGCtcaatttgcaaaaaaataatgacacaggatttggaaaagaaaatcaaatgtatGCCAAGCAG AATGACAATAGAAAAGCGAGGAAAACTGACATTTTGTCACACAAAGGACCAGAACTTTGATGTCAATGACTACTTACTGGAACTAAAGGGTCAACTGAAGTCTTGGCGGGACGTGTACTGGAGAATCTGGGGGATGATCAACCACCTCACCTGTACCAGGTGTAAGGAGATCTTCCCCTGCAGTGACTTTGGGCACTGTAAATACCACCCCGAACCTCCCAGGTTTGACAATGAGACGGGGGTCAATTCCTGCATAGGAACATATCCTTGTTGTCATCTGAAGACTTTACGCTTCGATCCAACACAACAGAATAAG GGTTGCCGAGTTAGGGACCACATAGTGACGGCTGTGCAGACGGAGGTGAACGGCTCAGGTGAAATAGATCTGAGTAAATCGCCTCAGAATCGTGTGTACGATGACTTACTGTCACATAGGGACATAGTTTGTGTGCCATATCAAAGACTAACAGATGCCAG TGAGTTGGACTTGAATGTGTTTGAGAATGAAGAGTTTACCACAAGGACAAAGAAGGACCATGGTATTGCCATACACCCATCTCTCATGTCTGCTGCTGATGATGAAAAGAAGTCAGGAGAG TTCCTGCGCCCGGTGCCAAGACTGCAGGCCCTGACGGTGGAGAAAGAGCTGTCATTTGAGTATGACGACATCGGGATGGGTGAGAGTGACGATGAAGTTGGGGATGACGAGACTCCAAAAGGGACAG gtCGGAGAGCCAAAGGATTCCGGAGGTCCAGAGTCACTATTGATCCACAAGCAATTCTACTGGATGCTCCTGATTTTGA CCAAACCAAGAAGTCGACGTGGGACACTGGTCGCTCCATGAGGTACAACCAGGACGCCCAGAGACAGGAGG ATCATAGAAGAATGAAAGATATAAGGCATTACTTGACCCGGCTTAGACTTAACCCAGATAAAATAGATAAACCAAAGAGAGAG TTTGCTGGAGGTGCTTTTAGTCGCTTAGAGGCTCAATGGAAAATCAACAATTTGCAACAACAATCGAAACAACAAGCCATGAACTCCTTCAG AGGTCGCGGCGGGCCAATCAGACGAGAGCGGACATACATGAGTTAG
- the LOC128188742 gene encoding SANT and BTB domain regulator of class switch recombination-like isoform X5 — MPVRTEEHCTMEPSSTLGVALDLILKTLIASQDFTNLQTKNWDAIARLIPGSTPGQIARRYEELLLSGDVYAINQLEKNFASSGSSPQISLSEPADLNIKTGSNGGPGSARQKGDKDDKDNTDNKNKLGGRKANDQGPIMTIHVCDEAKNLKQDFHCPRDLLVQEMKYFAEYLSTDAQRWEEVDISVHCDVQIFDWLMKYVKRGAKEPPEKPKLEANNVISILISSDFLKMDTLVQECIEYCHENMSAIVATPCNMNCINDKLVGRIADLFTHNEADDIKDRKDKFKSKLFAKKLEKLFDSEVVNPDSPNNASTLFRCSICKKIMTQDLEKKIKCMPSRMTIEKRGKLTFCHTKDQNFDVNDYLLELKGQLKSWRDVYWRIWGMINHLTCTRCKEIFPCSDFGHCKYHPEPPRFDNETGVNSCIGTYPCCHLKTLRFDPTQQNKGCRVRDHIVTAVQTEVNGSGEIDLSKSPQNRVYDDLLSHRDIVCVPYQRLTDASELDLNVFENEEFTTRTKKDHGIAIHPSLMSAADDEKKSGEFLRPVPRLQALTVEKELSFEYDDIGMGESDDEVGDDETPKGTGRRAKGFRRSRVTIDPQAILLDAPDFDQTKKSTWDTGRSMRYNQDAQRQEDHRRMKDIRHYLTRLRLNPDKIDKPKREFAGGAFSRLEAQWKINNLQQQSKQQAMNSFRGRGGPIRRERTYMS, encoded by the exons ATGCCAGTGAGAACAGAGGAACATTGCACCATGGAGCCCTCATCTACTCTGGGTGTTGCCCTGGATCTGATTCTTAAAACACTAATAGCTTCACAAGATTTCACTAATCTTCAAACCAAAAATTGGGATGCCATAGCAAGGCTTATTCCAGGATCAACTCCGGGACAG ATTGCAAGGCGATATGAGGAGCTTTTGTTGTCTGGAGATGTGTATGCCATTAACCAGCTGGAGAAAAACTTTGCAAGCTCAGGCAGCTCCCCTCAAATTAGTCTCTCGGAACCTGCAGACTTAAACATTAAGACAGGGAGCAACGGTGGTCCAGGGTCTGCCCGACAAAAAG GAGACAAAGATGACAAAGATAATACAGATAACAAGAATAAACTGGGAGGTCGTAAAGCCAATGATCAAGG acCAATCATGACAATCCATGTTTGTGACGAAGCAAAGAACT TGAAGCAAGATTTCCACTGCCCTCGTGACCTGCTTGTTCAGGAAATGAAGTACTTTGCAGAATATTTGTCTACCGATGCCCAGCGTTGGGAAGAGGTGGATATCTCCGTACATTGTGATGTTCAAATATTTGATTGGTTGATGAAATATGTTAAAAGGGGTGCAAAAGAACCACCAGAAAAACCCAAGCTTG AGGCAAATAATGTAATATCAATCCTGATTTCATCAGACTTTCTGAAAATGGATACTTTG GTTCAGGAGTGTATTGAATATTGTCATGAGAATATGTCTGCCATTGTGGCAACTCCCTGCAACATGAATTGTATCAATGACAAACTTGTCGGAAG GATAGCTGATTTGTTTACTCACAATGAAGCAGATGATATCAAAGACAGAAAAGATAAATTCAAAAG TAAACTTTTTGCCAAGAAGTTGGAGAAGTTGTTTGATTCTGAGGTTGTGAATCCTGATTCACCTAACAATGCTTCAACTTTGTTCAG GTGCtcaatttgcaaaaaaataatgacacaggatttggaaaagaaaatcaaatgtatGCCAAGCAG AATGACAATAGAAAAGCGAGGAAAACTGACATTTTGTCACACAAAGGACCAGAACTTTGATGTCAATGACTACTTACTGGAACTAAAGGGTCAACTGAAGTCTTGGCGGGACGTGTACTGGAGAATCTGGGGGATGATCAACCACCTCACCTGTACCAGGTGTAAGGAGATCTTCCCCTGCAGTGACTTTGGGCACTGTAAATACCACCCCGAACCTCCCAGGTTTGACAATGAGACGGGGGTCAATTCCTGCATAGGAACATATCCTTGTTGTCATCTGAAGACTTTACGCTTCGATCCAACACAACAGAATAAG GGTTGCCGAGTTAGGGACCACATAGTGACGGCTGTGCAGACGGAGGTGAACGGCTCAGGTGAAATAGATCTGAGTAAATCGCCTCAGAATCGTGTGTACGATGACTTACTGTCACATAGGGACATAGTTTGTGTGCCATATCAAAGACTAACAGATGCCAG TGAGTTGGACTTGAATGTGTTTGAGAATGAAGAGTTTACCACAAGGACAAAGAAGGACCATGGTATTGCCATACACCCATCTCTCATGTCTGCTGCTGATGATGAAAAGAAGTCAGGAGAG TTCCTGCGCCCGGTGCCAAGACTGCAGGCCCTGACGGTGGAGAAAGAGCTGTCATTTGAGTATGACGACATCGGGATGGGTGAGAGTGACGATGAAGTTGGGGATGACGAGACTCCAAAAGGGACAG gtCGGAGAGCCAAAGGATTCCGGAGGTCCAGAGTCACTATTGATCCACAAGCAATTCTACTGGATGCTCCTGATTTTGA CCAAACCAAGAAGTCGACGTGGGACACTGGTCGCTCCATGAGGTACAACCAGGACGCCCAGAGACAGGAGG ATCATAGAAGAATGAAAGATATAAGGCATTACTTGACCCGGCTTAGACTTAACCCAGATAAAATAGATAAACCAAAGAGAGAG TTTGCTGGAGGTGCTTTTAGTCGCTTAGAGGCTCAATGGAAAATCAACAATTTGCAACAACAATCGAAACAACAAGCCATGAACTCCTTCAG AGGTCGCGGCGGGCCAATCAGACGAGAGCGGACATACATGAGTTAG